A window from Mycolicibacterium tokaiense encodes these proteins:
- a CDS encoding cytochrome P450, which yields MTATIGPAGIAHRENGTPPPDVPLAEVRLDQLEFWGRDDDFRDGAFATLRREAPISFHDVPEVPGFPTGAGHWALTTHEHVHHASRHPEIFSSVPTSTALNDTPVELAEFVGSMINLDDPRHQRLRSIVNRAFTPKVLTRIEESVRNRARRLVDDLIAGHPDGQADFVTAVAGPLPLQVICDMMGIPEEDEPKIFHWTTVLLGAGDPEVAHDFEEVVAAGSDLAAYGIALAESRRSTPTDDLTSNLVHAEVDGERLHSEEVASFFILLSAAGNETTRNAISHGMVALSRYPEQREIWWNDFAAVAPTAVEEIVRWASPVIFMRRNLTRDIELGGVAMQAGDKVSMWYNSANRDERKFANPWIFDVTRDPNPHVGYGGGGVHFCLGANLARREVRVAFDELRTRVPDIVAVEEPAILTSAFIHGIKRLPVAWTPPPG from the coding sequence ATGACCGCAACCATCGGACCGGCCGGAATCGCACACCGGGAGAACGGAACGCCGCCGCCTGACGTGCCACTGGCGGAGGTGCGGCTGGACCAGCTCGAGTTCTGGGGGCGTGACGACGACTTCCGCGACGGCGCCTTCGCGACCCTGCGCCGCGAGGCACCGATCAGCTTCCACGACGTCCCCGAAGTGCCCGGCTTCCCCACCGGCGCGGGCCACTGGGCGCTGACAACTCACGAGCACGTGCACCACGCCAGCAGGCACCCGGAGATCTTCAGCTCCGTACCCACCTCCACCGCCCTCAACGACACCCCTGTCGAACTCGCCGAGTTCGTCGGTTCGATGATCAACCTCGACGATCCGCGCCACCAGCGCCTGCGCTCGATTGTCAATCGCGCCTTCACACCGAAGGTGCTCACCCGGATCGAAGAAAGCGTCCGCAACCGCGCCCGCCGCCTGGTGGACGATCTGATCGCCGGGCATCCCGACGGGCAGGCCGACTTCGTGACGGCCGTGGCGGGGCCGCTGCCTTTGCAGGTCATCTGCGACATGATGGGCATCCCGGAAGAGGACGAGCCCAAGATCTTCCACTGGACCACGGTGCTCCTGGGCGCCGGTGACCCCGAAGTGGCACACGACTTCGAGGAAGTGGTGGCGGCGGGTTCCGATCTGGCCGCGTACGGGATCGCGCTGGCCGAATCGCGGCGCTCGACGCCCACCGACGACCTGACGTCCAATCTGGTACACGCGGAGGTCGACGGCGAGCGACTGCATTCCGAGGAGGTCGCCTCGTTCTTCATCCTGTTGTCGGCCGCGGGCAACGAAACCACCCGCAACGCCATCAGCCACGGCATGGTGGCGCTCTCGCGCTACCCCGAGCAGCGCGAGATCTGGTGGAACGACTTCGCCGCCGTGGCGCCCACCGCCGTCGAGGAGATCGTGCGGTGGGCCTCGCCGGTGATCTTCATGCGTCGCAATCTCACCCGTGACATCGAACTCGGCGGGGTAGCCATGCAAGCCGGGGACAAGGTGTCCATGTGGTACAACTCGGCCAACCGCGACGAGCGAAAGTTCGCCAACCCGTGGATTTTCGACGTCACACGCGATCCCAACCCGCACGTCGGCTATGGCGGTGGCGGGGTGCACTTCTGCCTGGGTGCCAACCTGGCCCGGCGCGAAGTGCGGGTGGCCTTCGACGAGTTGCGTACCCGGGTGCCCGACATCGTGGCGGTCGAAGAGCCCGCCATCCTGACGTCGGCCTTCATCCACGGGATCAAGCGATTGCCGGTGGCCTGGACTCCGCCTCCGGGGTAG
- a CDS encoding esterase family protein gives MKFVEKLRGTAKRLAVAGVAAAALPGLIGIAGGSATAGAFSRPGLPVEYLMVPSPSMGRDIKVQFQPGGSKAVYLLDGLRAQDDFNGWDINTPAFEWFENSGMSAIMPVGGQSSFYADWYQPSQGNGQNYTYKWETFLTQELPTYLQANKGISPTGNAAVGLSMAGSASLTLSIWHPQQFIYASSLSGFLNPSEGWWPTLIGMAMNDAGGFNANSMWGPSSDPAWKRNDPMVNIDRLVANNTRIWIYCGTGSPSDLDAAGNIGNLMAAQFLEGFTLRTNLAFRDKYIAQGGRNGVFNFPSNGTHSWGYWGQQLQQMIPDMQKVLNAPQPAA, from the coding sequence GTGAAGTTCGTAGAGAAGTTGCGCGGGACGGCAAAGCGACTGGCGGTCGCGGGCGTCGCAGCCGCCGCGCTGCCCGGCCTGATCGGGATCGCCGGTGGATCGGCGACCGCCGGGGCCTTCTCCCGGCCGGGCCTGCCCGTCGAATACCTGATGGTGCCGTCCCCCTCGATGGGACGCGACATCAAGGTGCAGTTCCAGCCCGGCGGCAGCAAGGCCGTCTACCTGCTCGACGGCCTGCGTGCCCAGGATGACTTCAACGGCTGGGACATCAACACCCCGGCATTCGAGTGGTTCGAGAACTCGGGCATGTCGGCGATCATGCCGGTGGGCGGCCAGTCCAGCTTCTACGCCGACTGGTACCAGCCGTCGCAGGGCAACGGCCAGAACTACACCTACAAGTGGGAGACCTTCCTGACCCAGGAGCTGCCCACCTATCTGCAGGCCAACAAGGGCATCTCGCCGACGGGCAATGCGGCCGTCGGCCTGTCGATGGCCGGGTCGGCCTCGCTCACCCTGTCCATCTGGCATCCGCAGCAATTCATCTACGCATCCTCGCTGTCGGGCTTCCTGAACCCGTCCGAGGGCTGGTGGCCGACCCTGATCGGGATGGCGATGAACGACGCCGGCGGCTTCAACGCCAACAGCATGTGGGGCCCGTCCTCGGATCCGGCGTGGAAGCGCAACGACCCGATGGTGAACATCGACCGGTTGGTGGCCAACAACACCCGCATCTGGATCTACTGCGGCACCGGCAGCCCGTCGGATCTGGATGCCGCGGGCAACATCGGCAACCTGATGGCCGCGCAGTTCCTGGAGGGCTTCACCCTGCGCACCAACCTGGCGTTCCGGGACAAGTACATCGCCCAGGGTGGCCGCAACGGGGTGTTCAACTTCCCGTCCAACGGCACCCACAGCTGGGGGTACTGGGGCCAGCAGCTGCAGCAGATGATCCCGGACATGCAGAAGGTGCTCAACGCGCCGCAGCCGGCTGCCTGA
- a CDS encoding UvrD-helicase domain-containing protein, whose protein sequence is MTRPFDLLGSLPAPESTTVLEASAGTGKTFVLAGLVTRYLAETDATLDDMLLITFSRAATAELRERVREQIVAVVAAFDGADVPRTDLITHLLTAPPDELAVRQARLRTALAEFDSATIATTHEFCRLVLTSLGVAGDSDAGVALVEDLGELVREIVDDVYLRRFGGLADTPPLNRDDALRLATAVVDKAGTELHPATPEPGSVAHARVEFARDVLVELEVRKRRLGIMHFDDLLSRLAEALEPEESPARERMRQRWSIVMIDEFQDTDPVQWQVVDRAFRGHTTLVLIGDPKQSIYAFRGGDIDAYLDASRTAGEKFTLATNWRSDSALVDSLQAVLGGAALGDPAIVVHHVEAAHSEHRLAGMPHPAPWRLRVVSRQALGYNKTQSIPIEEARTHIAADMAADIAGTLASGATFDGRALRAGDIAVIVESHADARRCQSALAQVGVAAVYTGDSNIFASEAAAEWLALLTAFDQTHRSALVRAAAVTSFFGHTVEDLAQQGDTLTDRVAATIRIWTDHARTRGIAAVFEAANVAGMSRRVLGRRGGQRLMTDLAHVGEMLLDVGHERRFGVPALRDWLREQCTDALPKARVAERNRRLDSDAAGVQIMTVWASKGLQFPVVHLPFHFNRYVGTADVVTYHDELGRRCTFIGGETARDFGDAADAARAEDTAERLRLAYVALTRAQSQLVTWWAPTKDEVNAGLSRLLRGRDHGAAEVPDSCTRGVTDADAQACFAAWSQRGGPVVEESVILGASVLPAVETPTGLGVRHFHRSIDTGWRRTSYSGLVRAAWAEPGGVGSEPEAGPKDDEVEEIPTTPAATAGAEVISPMDTLPGGTAFGSLVHAVLETADPDAADLTAELAAEVTRHAAWWGVEATAQEVADALLAVHATPLGPLAPGLTLRDVPLTDRLSELDFEMPLAGGDVAPSTDAEPTLADMAALVRQHLPAGDPMAVYADRLSGPLLGAQSLRGYLTGSIDVVLRVHDGDQPRYLVVDYKTNRLGEPGRPLTAADYAPEQLAAAMLHSDYPLQALLYCVVLHRFLRWRQRGYQPERHLGGVLYLFLRGMCGAATPVFDGHPAGVFSWQPPAALVLAISDLLDGVRP, encoded by the coding sequence ATGACCCGGCCCTTTGATCTGCTGGGATCGCTGCCCGCGCCGGAATCGACGACGGTGCTGGAAGCCAGCGCCGGAACCGGCAAGACGTTCGTGTTGGCGGGGCTGGTGACGCGCTATCTCGCCGAGACCGACGCCACTCTCGACGACATGCTGCTGATCACCTTCAGCCGCGCGGCCACCGCTGAGCTGCGGGAGCGGGTGCGTGAACAGATCGTGGCCGTGGTGGCCGCCTTCGACGGGGCCGACGTGCCGCGGACCGACCTGATCACTCATCTGCTGACCGCGCCACCCGACGAGCTGGCGGTCCGTCAGGCCCGGTTGCGCACCGCCTTGGCGGAATTCGACTCCGCCACCATCGCCACCACCCACGAGTTCTGCCGACTGGTGCTGACCTCACTGGGGGTGGCCGGGGACAGCGACGCCGGGGTGGCGCTGGTCGAGGACCTCGGCGAGCTGGTCCGCGAGATCGTCGACGACGTATACCTGCGCCGTTTCGGAGGTCTGGCCGACACCCCGCCGCTGAACCGCGATGACGCGCTGCGGCTGGCCACGGCCGTGGTGGACAAGGCGGGCACCGAACTGCACCCTGCCACACCCGAGCCGGGCTCGGTCGCCCACGCCCGCGTGGAGTTCGCCCGGGATGTCCTGGTGGAGTTGGAGGTTCGCAAGCGGCGCCTGGGCATCATGCACTTCGACGACCTGCTGTCGCGGCTGGCCGAGGCGCTGGAACCCGAGGAATCCCCCGCCCGGGAGCGGATGCGCCAACGGTGGAGCATCGTGATGATCGACGAATTCCAGGACACCGACCCGGTGCAGTGGCAGGTGGTGGACCGGGCCTTTCGCGGCCACACCACGCTGGTGCTGATCGGCGACCCCAAGCAGTCCATCTACGCGTTCCGTGGCGGCGACATCGACGCCTACCTCGACGCGTCCCGCACCGCGGGTGAGAAGTTCACGCTCGCGACCAATTGGCGCAGCGACAGTGCCCTGGTGGACAGCCTGCAGGCAGTGTTGGGTGGTGCGGCCCTGGGCGATCCGGCGATCGTGGTCCACCACGTCGAGGCCGCCCATTCGGAGCACCGCCTGGCCGGCATGCCCCACCCTGCGCCGTGGCGCCTGCGCGTTGTCTCGCGGCAGGCGTTGGGCTACAACAAAACCCAGAGCATCCCCATCGAGGAAGCGCGCACCCACATCGCAGCCGACATGGCGGCCGACATCGCCGGCACGCTGGCTTCCGGTGCCACCTTCGACGGCCGAGCGCTGCGGGCCGGCGACATCGCGGTGATCGTCGAGAGTCACGCCGACGCCCGCCGCTGCCAGAGTGCGCTGGCGCAGGTCGGGGTGGCCGCGGTGTACACCGGCGACTCCAACATCTTCGCCTCCGAGGCGGCCGCAGAGTGGTTGGCTTTGCTCACCGCATTCGACCAGACGCACCGTAGTGCCCTGGTCCGGGCGGCGGCCGTCACCTCCTTCTTCGGCCACACCGTGGAAGACCTGGCGCAGCAGGGAGATACGCTGACCGACCGGGTGGCGGCCACCATCAGGATCTGGACCGACCACGCCCGCACGCGAGGGATCGCGGCAGTGTTCGAGGCTGCCAACGTCGCCGGAATGAGCCGCCGGGTGCTCGGCCGGCGCGGCGGTCAGCGGCTGATGACGGATCTGGCGCACGTGGGCGAGATGTTGCTCGACGTCGGCCATGAGCGCCGGTTCGGTGTCCCCGCCCTGCGGGACTGGTTGCGTGAGCAGTGCACCGACGCCTTGCCGAAGGCACGTGTCGCCGAACGGAACCGGCGCCTGGACAGCGACGCCGCCGGGGTTCAGATCATGACCGTGTGGGCCAGCAAGGGGCTGCAGTTCCCGGTGGTCCATCTGCCGTTTCACTTCAACCGCTATGTGGGTACCGCCGATGTGGTCACCTACCACGACGAGCTCGGCCGCCGGTGCACCTTCATCGGCGGGGAGACGGCGCGCGACTTCGGCGACGCCGCCGATGCGGCCCGGGCCGAGGACACCGCGGAGCGGCTACGACTGGCTTATGTCGCCCTCACCCGCGCCCAGTCACAGCTCGTCACCTGGTGGGCACCCACCAAAGACGAGGTGAACGCCGGTCTGTCCCGCTTGCTGCGCGGCCGCGACCACGGTGCCGCCGAGGTGCCCGACAGCTGCACCCGGGGGGTCACCGATGCCGACGCCCAGGCCTGCTTCGCCGCCTGGTCGCAGCGCGGGGGCCCGGTGGTCGAGGAGTCGGTGATCCTCGGCGCCTCCGTTCTCCCGGCTGTGGAGACGCCAACCGGCCTGGGGGTGCGGCACTTTCACCGCAGCATCGACACCGGGTGGCGGCGCACGTCGTACTCGGGGCTGGTCCGGGCGGCCTGGGCCGAACCCGGCGGGGTGGGAAGTGAGCCGGAGGCCGGACCCAAAGACGATGAGGTCGAGGAGATTCCCACCACACCGGCTGCGACAGCAGGCGCCGAGGTGATCTCGCCGATGGACACCTTGCCCGGCGGCACCGCGTTCGGATCGCTGGTGCACGCGGTGCTCGAGACCGCGGATCCCGATGCTGCGGACCTGACCGCCGAACTGGCCGCCGAGGTGACCAGGCATGCGGCGTGGTGGGGTGTGGAGGCCACCGCCCAGGAGGTGGCCGACGCGCTGCTGGCCGTGCACGCCACGCCGCTGGGGCCACTGGCGCCCGGGCTCACCTTGCGCGACGTGCCGCTGACCGACCGGTTGAGCGAGTTGGATTTCGAGATGCCCCTGGCCGGTGGTGATGTCGCACCCTCGACCGACGCCGAGCCCACCTTGGCCGACATGGCGGCGTTGGTGCGTCAGCACCTGCCGGCCGGGGATCCGATGGCCGTGTACGCCGATCGGCTGTCCGGGCCGCTGCTCGGCGCGCAGTCGTTGCGCGGCTATCTCACCGGGTCCATCGACGTGGTGCTGCGGGTGCACGACGGGGACCAACCCCGCTATCTGGTGGTGGACTACAAGACCAACCGCCTCGGGGAGCCGGGCCGGCCGTTGACGGCAGCCGACTACGCCCCCGAGCAGCTGGCCGCAGCGATGCTGCATTCGGACTACCCCTTGCAGGCGCTACTGTATTGTGTTGTTCTGCATCGCTTTTTGCGCTGGCGGCAGCGTGGCTACCAGCCGGAGCGGCATCTGGGCGGGGTGCTGTATCTGTTCCTGCGCGGGATGTGCGGAGCCGCGACCCCGGTATTCGACGGCCATCCCGCCGGGGTGTTCAGCTGGCAGCCGCCCGCGGCACTGGTGCTCGCCATCTCGGATCTGCTGGACGGGGTTCGGCCATGA
- the recD gene encoding exodeoxyribonuclease V subunit alpha, with amino-acid sequence MTDLYEWRRVHGARGLLRQFNDAGVLEAADVHVAMRLTELAGETDESVALATALAVRGLRGGSVCVDLSTVRTDTATDAEVALPWPEVTPWLEAVRASPLLGAPPVLRLYDRHLLYLDRYFREEEQVCADLLATRSPEVPVAEAALAAGLDRVFPAGVYPEQRAAAQIALSQWTTVLTGGPGTGKTTTVAGLLALLAEQAELTGHTRPRIALAAPTGKASARLQQAVQAQIDHLAPQDRARLSGLHAVTLHRLLGRSWKNSGRFVHNRANRLPYDVIVVDETSMVPLTMMARLLESVRPATRLILVGDPDQLASVEAGAVLADLVDGLGARRDLQVAALRTSHRFGESIGALAGAVRRGDGDEVLTLLRSGNEHIEFIEERSAQLRDILVSHALQVRAAALRGDAGDALAALESHRLLCAHREGPHGVRHWNRQIERWLAEETGEGRWADWYAGRPVLVTENDYGLGLYNGDTGVTVRAGDQLRVALGGAGAVVEFATSRLAHVETMHALTIHKSQGSQADDVTVLLPSEDSRLLTRELFYTAITRATTRVRVVGTEAGVRAALARRVVRATGLRQRLAQ; translated from the coding sequence ATGACCGATCTGTACGAATGGCGTCGTGTGCACGGCGCTCGGGGGCTGCTGCGCCAGTTCAACGACGCCGGTGTGCTGGAGGCCGCCGATGTCCACGTGGCGATGCGGCTGACCGAGCTGGCCGGCGAAACCGACGAATCCGTGGCGCTGGCAACGGCACTGGCGGTGCGCGGGCTGCGCGGCGGGTCGGTGTGCGTGGACCTGTCGACCGTCCGGACCGACACCGCCACAGACGCCGAGGTGGCATTGCCGTGGCCAGAGGTGACACCGTGGCTGGAGGCCGTGCGGGCCAGCCCGTTGCTCGGCGCGCCGCCGGTCCTGCGACTCTACGACCGGCACCTGCTGTACCTGGACCGCTACTTCCGCGAAGAGGAGCAGGTGTGCGCCGATCTGCTGGCCACCCGCTCTCCCGAGGTGCCGGTGGCCGAGGCCGCGCTGGCCGCGGGGCTGGACCGGGTGTTCCCGGCGGGCGTCTACCCCGAGCAACGTGCGGCCGCCCAGATCGCGTTGTCGCAGTGGACAACCGTTCTGACCGGCGGTCCCGGCACCGGAAAGACCACCACCGTGGCGGGGTTGTTGGCGCTGCTGGCCGAACAGGCCGAACTGACCGGGCACACCCGGCCCCGGATCGCGCTGGCGGCGCCCACCGGCAAGGCATCGGCGCGGTTGCAGCAGGCGGTGCAGGCGCAGATCGACCACTTGGCGCCCCAGGACCGGGCTCGGCTCTCGGGGCTGCACGCCGTCACCCTGCATCGGTTGCTCGGTCGGTCGTGGAAGAACTCCGGCAGGTTCGTCCACAACCGGGCCAACCGGTTGCCCTACGACGTCATCGTGGTCGACGAGACGTCGATGGTACCGCTGACCATGATGGCGCGGTTGCTCGAATCGGTCCGTCCGGCAACACGATTGATCCTGGTGGGCGATCCGGACCAGTTGGCCTCGGTGGAGGCGGGGGCGGTGCTGGCCGACCTGGTGGACGGTCTGGGTGCGCGCCGTGACCTGCAGGTGGCGGCGTTACGCACGTCGCACCGGTTCGGCGAGTCCATCGGCGCTCTGGCCGGCGCGGTGCGCCGCGGCGACGGCGACGAGGTACTCACGCTGCTGCGCTCGGGAAACGAACACATCGAGTTCATCGAGGAGCGTTCGGCGCAGCTGCGCGACATCCTGGTGAGCCACGCCCTGCAGGTGCGCGCGGCGGCACTGCGCGGCGATGCCGGGGACGCGTTGGCGGCGTTGGAGTCCCACCGATTGCTCTGCGCGCACCGGGAGGGTCCACACGGGGTGCGGCACTGGAATCGGCAGATCGAGCGGTGGCTCGCGGAGGAGACCGGCGAGGGCCGCTGGGCCGACTGGTACGCCGGCCGGCCGGTCCTCGTGACCGAGAACGACTACGGGCTGGGGCTGTACAACGGTGACACCGGCGTGACGGTGCGGGCCGGTGATCAACTGCGGGTGGCACTCGGGGGTGCAGGCGCAGTGGTGGAGTTCGCAACCAGCCGCCTGGCCCATGTCGAGACCATGCACGCGCTGACCATCCACAAGAGCCAGGGCAGCCAGGCCGACGACGTGACCGTGCTGCTGCCGTCGGAGGACTCGCGGCTGCTGACGCGCGAGCTGTTCTACACCGCGATCACCCGCGCCACCACGCGGGTTCGGGTGGTGGGTACCGAGGCGGGCGTGCGGGCGGCACTCGCCCGGCGGGTGGTGCGGGCGACGGGTCTGCGGCAACGGCTGGCGCAGTAG
- the recC gene encoding exodeoxyribonuclease V subunit gamma, producing the protein MALHLHRAQRTDLLADGLGELLSVPLADPFAQELVLVPARGVERWLSQRLSHRLGRGGAQDGVCAGVAFRSPRALIAEITGTADTDPWAPDAMVWPLLDVIDANLDQPWCRSLATHLGHFHTGNEATLRRGRRYATARRLAALFASYAAQRPQMLAEWNRGAGTVDADLQWQPELWRALCAQMPVPTPVHRHVDTLGRLYEGPADLPQRLSLFGHTRLSTTDLELLEALATHHDLHLWLPHASDALWAAFSDSPGPIPRAQDESRRDARHPLLATLGRDLRELRRSLPAAATDEHRPGPGHPDTLLGWLQADIAANRLSPARRTLADDDHSVQVHSCHGAARQVDVLREVLLGLLADDPTLEPRDILVMCPDIETFAPLIVAGFGLGEVAGDLHPAHRLRVRLADRALVQTNPLLAVADQVLGLADARATASDVLNLAEAAPVRARFGFTDDDLEAVTAWVRDAGIRWGIDKDHRRRFGLDTYVQNTWRFGIDRVLAGVAMSDDAHAWLATTLPLDDVGSNKVELAGRLAEFVDRLTWVVDGLTGTRPLREWIDILRAGVDLLTRADGDDSWQTGQLQREFADILDRAGSHVGIPLQLNDVRALLHRQLAGRPTRANFRTGTLTVCTMVPMRSIPHRVVCLVGLDDGVFPRIDLTDGDDALARSPMTGERDIRSEDRQLLLDAVLAATEKLVITYTGADEISGHRRPPAVPLAEVLDALDQTTGAPVRSRILVTHPLQPFDIRNVTPGALGVPTPFTFDPTVLTAATAAAGTLSEPTPFPTGPLVPPAGGDVALVDLVKFVKNPVRAFFTSLDMALPRDEDSLSDAMPIELDGLQRWQVGEQMLTDLRAGKDLNWVLQSEWRRGTLPPGQLGWRLAKSIRDQAEMLARADAAYRELTPHAVDVDVDLGDGRRLTGTVTPVYGTTVVATTFSRLDGRHLLEPWVHILALALTEPGYDWTAVCTGRSGDGVLTRIFGVPAGGAEAVLKDIVALYDQGRTEPLPLPIRTSYTWAENRFRHRDPWPAAQRTWRSKFGGDQDDVAHVRVWGGPPAPFSALTVPPRPGEEVDGEDTRLGAFTARLWGPLLAAERRQR; encoded by the coding sequence ATGGCTCTGCACCTCCACCGCGCGCAACGCACCGATCTCCTGGCCGACGGACTCGGCGAACTGCTGTCGGTACCCCTGGCCGATCCGTTCGCCCAGGAACTGGTGCTGGTCCCGGCCCGGGGTGTCGAGCGCTGGCTGTCACAACGGCTGTCCCACCGGCTGGGGCGCGGTGGAGCGCAGGACGGCGTGTGTGCCGGGGTGGCGTTCCGCTCGCCCCGGGCGCTGATCGCCGAGATCACCGGCACCGCCGACACCGATCCCTGGGCGCCGGATGCCATGGTGTGGCCACTGCTCGACGTCATCGATGCCAACCTCGACCAACCGTGGTGCCGGTCGCTGGCGACCCACCTCGGGCATTTCCACACCGGAAACGAGGCGACGCTGCGCCGCGGCAGGCGCTACGCCACCGCGCGCCGGTTGGCCGCTCTGTTCGCCTCCTATGCCGCGCAACGCCCGCAGATGCTGGCCGAATGGAACCGCGGCGCGGGCACCGTCGACGCCGACCTGCAGTGGCAACCCGAACTGTGGCGGGCGCTGTGCGCACAGATGCCGGTGCCCACGCCGGTGCACCGGCACGTCGACACTCTGGGCCGGCTCTACGAGGGCCCGGCGGACCTGCCGCAGCGGCTGTCGCTGTTCGGTCACACCAGGCTCTCGACCACCGATCTGGAACTGCTGGAGGCGCTGGCCACCCACCACGATCTTCACCTGTGGCTCCCGCATGCCAGCGATGCGCTGTGGGCCGCCTTCAGCGACTCGCCCGGACCGATACCCCGCGCCCAGGACGAAAGCCGCCGCGACGCCAGGCACCCGCTGCTCGCAACCCTGGGCCGTGACCTGCGGGAGCTGCGCCGCAGCCTGCCCGCGGCGGCCACCGACGAACACCGCCCCGGGCCCGGGCACCCGGACACCCTGCTGGGGTGGCTGCAGGCCGACATCGCCGCCAACCGACTCTCGCCCGCGCGCCGCACCCTCGCCGACGACGACCACTCGGTCCAGGTGCACAGCTGTCACGGTGCGGCGCGCCAGGTCGACGTCCTGCGCGAGGTGCTGCTGGGCCTGCTCGCCGACGATCCCACCCTCGAACCCCGCGACATCCTGGTGATGTGCCCGGACATCGAGACGTTTGCCCCGCTGATCGTCGCCGGCTTCGGTCTCGGAGAGGTCGCAGGCGACCTGCACCCGGCGCACCGGCTGCGGGTCCGGCTCGCCGATCGTGCGTTGGTGCAGACCAATCCGCTGCTTGCCGTGGCGGATCAGGTACTCGGCCTGGCCGACGCCCGTGCCACCGCCAGCGACGTGCTGAACCTCGCCGAGGCGGCGCCGGTGCGGGCCCGGTTCGGGTTCACCGATGACGATCTGGAGGCGGTCACCGCCTGGGTGCGCGACGCCGGAATCCGCTGGGGGATCGACAAGGATCACCGCCGCCGTTTCGGACTGGACACCTATGTGCAGAACACCTGGCGGTTCGGCATCGACCGGGTGCTGGCCGGGGTGGCCATGTCCGACGATGCTCACGCCTGGCTGGCGACCACCCTGCCCCTGGACGACGTGGGCTCCAACAAGGTCGAATTGGCCGGCCGGCTGGCCGAATTCGTGGACCGCCTGACGTGGGTGGTCGACGGCTTGACCGGCACCCGGCCGCTGCGGGAGTGGATCGACATCCTGCGTGCCGGGGTGGATCTGCTGACCCGCGCCGACGGCGACGACAGCTGGCAGACCGGCCAGCTGCAGCGTGAGTTCGCCGACATCCTGGACCGGGCCGGATCGCATGTGGGCATCCCGTTGCAGCTCAACGATGTTCGTGCTCTGTTGCATCGCCAGCTGGCGGGCCGGCCGACCCGGGCGAATTTCCGTACCGGCACCCTGACCGTGTGCACCATGGTGCCGATGCGGTCCATCCCGCACCGGGTGGTGTGTCTGGTCGGTCTCGACGACGGGGTGTTCCCCCGGATCGATCTGACCGACGGTGACGACGCGCTGGCCCGCAGCCCCATGACCGGGGAGCGCGACATCCGGTCCGAAGATCGGCAACTGCTGCTGGACGCGGTGCTGGCGGCGACCGAGAAGCTGGTGATCACCTACACGGGTGCCGACGAGATCAGCGGCCACCGCCGTCCGCCTGCGGTGCCGCTGGCCGAGGTGCTCGATGCGCTGGACCAGACCACCGGTGCGCCGGTGCGCAGCAGGATCCTCGTCACACACCCGTTGCAGCCCTTCGACATCCGCAACGTCACGCCGGGCGCGCTGGGGGTTCCCACCCCGTTCACCTTCGACCCCACCGTGCTCACCGCCGCGACGGCGGCGGCGGGGACGTTGAGTGAACCGACACCGTTTCCCACCGGGCCCCTGGTGCCGCCCGCCGGAGGGGACGTCGCGCTGGTAGACCTGGTGAAATTCGTGAAGAACCCGGTCCGAGCGTTCTTCACGTCGTTGGACATGGCGCTGCCCCGCGACGAGGACAGTCTGTCCGACGCGATGCCCATCGAGCTCGACGGGCTGCAGCGTTGGCAGGTGGGCGAGCAGATGCTGACCGACCTGCGGGCGGGCAAGGACCTGAACTGGGTGCTGCAGTCCGAATGGCGCCGCGGCACACTGCCGCCCGGTCAACTCGGCTGGCGGCTGGCCAAGAGCATCCGGGACCAGGCCGAGATGCTCGCCCGGGCGGACGCCGCTTACCGGGAGTTGACACCGCACGCCGTCGACGTCGACGTCGACCTCGGTGACGGACGCCGACTCACCGGCACCGTCACTCCGGTGTACGGCACCACGGTGGTGGCCACCACCTTCTCCCGGCTCGACGGCCGGCATCTGCTGGAGCCGTGGGTCCACATCCTGGCGCTCGCGCTGACCGAACCCGGGTACGACTGGACGGCCGTGTGCACCGGCCGATCCGGTGACGGGGTGTTGACCCGGATCTTCGGGGTTCCGGCCGGCGGCGCCGAGGCGGTCCTGAAAGACATTGTGGCCCTCTACGATCAGGGTCGTACCGAGCCGCTGCCGCTGCCGATCCGGACCTCCTACACCTGGGCTGAGAACCGGTTCCGCCACCGCGATCCGTGGCCCGCGGCGCAGCGCACCTGGCGCAGTAAGTTCGGCGGCGACCAGGACGACGTGGCGCATGTGCGGGTGTGGGGCGGCCCCCCGGCGCCGTTCTCCGCGCTGACGGTGCCGCCGCGGCCCGGTGAAGAAGTCGACGGTGAGGACACCCGCCTGGGTGCGTTCACGGCCCGGTTGTGGGGACCGTTGCTGGCGGCGGAGCGGAGGCAGCGATGA